A part of Salmo salar chromosome ssa18, Ssal_v3.1, whole genome shotgun sequence genomic DNA contains:
- the LOC106577641 gene encoding placenta-specific gene 8 protein isoform X1 → MSRRQEKERTGIYFRSMAVHQQQITTVTTTQRSGDWSTGLCDCCSDMGTCCCALWCFPCLQCQTASHFGWCLCMPLLDPCAFLAVSCCMRSSMRERYGIQGSTCGDAALVCCCYVCTWCQMAREVKTQTTSCPQQVHVVTQQVRMA, encoded by the exons ATGTCAAGAAGACAGGAGAAGGAGCGCACTGGAATCTATTTTAGAT CCATGGCTGTCCACCAGCAGCAGATCACCACTGTAACAACCACCCAGAGGTCCGGGGATTGGAGCACAGGACTGTGTGACTGCTGCTCTGACATGGGCACCT gtTGCTGTGCCTTGTGGTGCTTCCCCTGTTTGCAGTGTCAGACGGCCTCCCACTTCGGCTGGTGTCTCTGCATGCCCCTCCTGGACCCATGTGCCTTTCTGGCTGTCTCCTGCTGCATGCGCTCCTCCATGAGAGAACGCTACGGCATCCAG gGTTCGACGTGTGGAGACGCCGCATTGGTGTGTTGCTGCTACGTCTGTACCTGGTGCCAGATGGCTCGTGAGGTTAAGACGCAGACCACATCATGCCCCCAACAGGTTCACGTGGTCACCCAACAGGTTCGCATGGCTTAG
- the LOC106577641 gene encoding placenta-specific gene 8 protein isoform X2, which yields MFESAMAVHQQQITTVTTTQRSGDWSTGLCDCCSDMGTCCCALWCFPCLQCQTASHFGWCLCMPLLDPCAFLAVSCCMRSSMRERYGIQGSTCGDAALVCCCYVCTWCQMAREVKTQTTSCPQQVHVVTQQVRMA from the exons ATGTTCGAAAGTG CCATGGCTGTCCACCAGCAGCAGATCACCACTGTAACAACCACCCAGAGGTCCGGGGATTGGAGCACAGGACTGTGTGACTGCTGCTCTGACATGGGCACCT gtTGCTGTGCCTTGTGGTGCTTCCCCTGTTTGCAGTGTCAGACGGCCTCCCACTTCGGCTGGTGTCTCTGCATGCCCCTCCTGGACCCATGTGCCTTTCTGGCTGTCTCCTGCTGCATGCGCTCCTCCATGAGAGAACGCTACGGCATCCAG gGTTCGACGTGTGGAGACGCCGCATTGGTGTGTTGCTGCTACGTCTGTACCTGGTGCCAGATGGCTCGTGAGGTTAAGACGCAGACCACATCATGCCCCCAACAGGTTCACGTGGTCACCCAACAGGTTCGCATGGCTTAG
- the LOC106577641 gene encoding placenta-specific gene 8 protein isoform X3: MAVHQQQITTVTTTQRSGDWSTGLCDCCSDMGTCCCALWCFPCLQCQTASHFGWCLCMPLLDPCAFLAVSCCMRSSMRERYGIQGSTCGDAALVCCCYVCTWCQMAREVKTQTTSCPQQVHVVTQQVRMA, translated from the exons ATGGCTGTCCACCAGCAGCAGATCACCACTGTAACAACCACCCAGAGGTCCGGGGATTGGAGCACAGGACTGTGTGACTGCTGCTCTGACATGGGCACCT gtTGCTGTGCCTTGTGGTGCTTCCCCTGTTTGCAGTGTCAGACGGCCTCCCACTTCGGCTGGTGTCTCTGCATGCCCCTCCTGGACCCATGTGCCTTTCTGGCTGTCTCCTGCTGCATGCGCTCCTCCATGAGAGAACGCTACGGCATCCAG gGTTCGACGTGTGGAGACGCCGCATTGGTGTGTTGCTGCTACGTCTGTACCTGGTGCCAGATGGCTCGTGAGGTTAAGACGCAGACCACATCATGCCCCCAACAGGTTCACGTGGTCACCCAACAGGTTCGCATGGCTTAG